A single region of the Malaclemys terrapin pileata isolate rMalTer1 chromosome 4, rMalTer1.hap1, whole genome shotgun sequence genome encodes:
- the SYNJ2BP gene encoding synaptojanin-2-binding protein: protein MNGGVDWVLSEEVIDLTRGPSGLGFNIVGGMDQQYIANDSGIYVSRIKEDGAAALDGRLQEGDKILAINGRDLKNLLHKDAVELFRNAGCDVSLKVQHRLQPQNGPAGHRGDGEPDGIPLAVILVPVLAIAVATVWAFMRYRQRM, encoded by the exons ATGAACGGAGGAGTGGACTGGGTCCTCTCGGAGGAAGTGATCGATCTCACCAGAGGACCGTCAG GATTGGGCTTTAACATCGTTGGTGGGATGGATCAGCAGTACATTGCCAATGACAGTGGCATCTACGTCAGCCGGATCAAAGAAGATGGGGCTGCCGCCCTTGATGGCCGATTACAAGAGGGAGACAAAATTTTAGCG ATTAACGGCAGGGACCTGAAGAACTTGCTGCACAAGGATGCTGTGGAACTGTTCAGGAATGCAGGCTGCGACGTTTCTCTGAAAGTTCAACACCGG TTGCAGCCACAGAATGGTCCAGCTGGTCATAGAGGAGATggagaaccagatggtattccccTAGCTGTCATTTTGGTGCCAGTATTGGCCATTGCAGTGGCTACAGTGTGGGCCTTCATGCGGTATCGACAGCGGATGTGA
- the LOC128837046 gene encoding disintegrin and metalloproteinase domain-containing protein 20-like — MGAGGPWLVLLGLGSLVGVAAGSTPPGGRGTASYAVIVPRQLAPRAGQDPREVSYLLEVEGRGRVVHLRQKRLFVPEHFALFTYRLGGALQRDQPFVRRDCFYQGYVQGSPASLAALSTCSGGLRGMLRTAQGSYEIEPVPDSATFQHVLYRVEEGAAGLRCGLTDQELQRQAALIPGLGGLLARQAPEDVWWTHTRYVKVVFVVENERFVQSGRNETTVLQQMLDIVNIGDSVYDPLGVRLFLVGLEIWTQNNLIPIKDTINAMLGTFNDWRRNELYQRLPHDAGHLLTYKNFGTALGLAYVGTVCSHHWASAVLSFRAERLYSFSIVFAHELGHNLGMNHDNGDCKCKRSQCIMAAYHSVTDLFSNCSYIYYFNLMTTGAECLLDPPAPEKVYTLKYCGNKVVESGEQCDCGSKFNCEKDPCCQPNCTLSAGAACAFGECCEDCQILPAGRLCRKSTDECDLPEYCNGTSEWCQKDVYVQDGALCQNDAYCYRGNCSSHDRQCKMIFGTQAKVAPLVCFRELNTQGDRFGNCGLNSNTKYKKCQAEDTLCGRVQCENMNRIPSLENHSTILQTPVDNNWCWGTDYHHGMDIADIGAVRDGTSCGPDKICVKMSCVNVSLLNYDCNITKCHNRGICNSHKNCHCNYGWAPPDCQHKGYGGSIDSGPPPPVKALGGSAIGIPIFLAAAAVLGIGLCVYFRTALMGWLRTSVARFHPTQQADASSDGKGVPSRPRETTATVSKPVVESMDKAWDFL; from the coding sequence ATGGGGGCGGGCGGCCCctggctggtgctgctgggcttgGGGAGCCTGGTGGGGGTCGCAGCCGGCTCGACCCCGCCCGGCGGGCGCGGCACCGCCTCCTACGCCGTGATCGTGCCGCGGCAGCTGGCGCCGCGCGCCGGGCAGGACCCGCGGGAGGTCTCCTACCTGCTGGAGGTGGAGGGGCGGGGCCGCGTCGTGCACCTGAGGCAGAAACGGCTCTTCGTGCCCGAGCACTTCGCCCTCTTCACCTACCGGCTGGGCGGGGCGCTCCAGCGGGACCAGCCCTTCGTGCGCCGCGACTGCTTCTACCAGGGCTACGTGCAGGGCAGCCCCGCCTCGCTGGCCGCCCTCAGCACCTGCTCGGGCGGGCTCCGCGGCATGCTGCGCACGGCGCAGGGCAGCTACGAAATCGAGCCCGTGCCGGACTCCGCCACCTTCCAGCACGTGCTGTaccgggtggaggagggggccgCCGGCCTGCGGTGCGGCTTGACCGACCAGGAGCTGCAGCGCCAGGCCGCTTTGATCCCTGGCTTAGGGGGCCTGTTGGCCAGGCAAGCGCCTGAGGACGTCTGGTGGACACATACCCGCTACGTGAAAGTCGTCTTCGTGGTGGAGAATGAACGATTCGTCCAGTCAGGCAGAAACGAAACCACAGTCCTGCAGCAAATGCTAGACATAGTCAATATAGGAGACTCGGTGTACGATCCCCTGGGCGTGCGCTTGTTCCTTGTGGGGCTGGAGATCTGGACACAAAACAACCTTATCCCAATTAAGGATACCATAAATGCGATGCTGGGCACTTTTAACGACTGGAGGAGAAATGAACTGTATCAACGGCTGCCCCATGATGCAGGTCACTTACTCACATATAAAAACTTTGGAACTGCCCTTGGATTAGCATATGTAGGAACAGTGTGTTCTCATCATTGGGCATCAGCCGTTCTTTCTTTCAGGGCTGAGAGGTTGTACTCATTTTCCATTGTTTTTGCTCATGAATTGGGCCATAACCTCGGCATGAACCATGATAATGGTGATTGTAAATGTAAACGCAGTCAGTGCATCATGGCTGCGTACCACAGCGTCACTGATCTGTTCAGTAACTGCAGCTATATCTACTATTTCAATTTAATGACTACTGGTGCAGAGTGTCTGCTTGATCCTCCAGCACCGGAGAAAGTTTATACACTCAAGTACTGTGGCAACAAGGTGGTGGAAAGTGGAGAGCAGTGTGACTGTGGCTCAAAATTTAATTGTGAAAAGGATCCTTGTTGCCAACCCAATTGTACATTGAGTGCAGGTGCAGCTTGTGCTTTTGGAGAATGCTGTGAAGACTGTCAGATACTTCCAGCAGGAAGACTATGTAGAAAAAGTACTGATGAGTGTGACCTTCCTGAATATTGCAATGGGACTTCAGAGTGGTGCCAGAAGGATGTATACGTGCAAGATGGAGCCCTATGCCAGAACGATGCCTACTGCTATCGTGGAAACTGCTCTAGCCATGATCGACAGTGCAAAATGATTTTTGGTACACAAGCAAAAGTTGCTCCATTAGTTTGTTTCAGAGAATTGAATACTCAAGGTGACCGGTTTGGCAATTGTGGTCTTAATAGCAATACTAAATATAAGAAATGTCAAGCAGAAGATACCTTATGTGGTAGGGTCCAATGTGAAAACATGAACAGAATACCATCTTTGGAGAACCATAGTACCATACTTCAAACTCCAGTTGATAATAACTGGTGCTGGGGTACAGACTATCATCATGGGATGGATATAGCAGATATTGGAGCAGTGAGAGATGGCACATCTTGTGGTCCTGACAAGATTTGTGTTAAGATGAGTTGTGTCAATGTGTCACTCCTGAATTATGATTGTAATATAACAAAGTGCCATAatagaggaatatgcaacagtcATAAAAACTGTCATTGTAATTATGGCTGGGCACCTCCAGACTGTCAACATAAAGGATATGGAGGGAGCATTGACAGTGGCCCACCTCCACCTGTGAAGGCCCTCGGGGGAAGTGCTATTGGAATACCAATattccttgctgctgctgctgttcttgggATTGGGCTTTGTGTATATTTTAGAACTGCACTAATGGGATGGCTTAGAACATCAGTGGCCAGATTCCACCCAACACAGCAAGCAGATGCTTCCAGTGATGGAAAGGGAGTCCCCAGTCGCCCACGTGAGACAACTGCTACTGTGTCAAAACCTGTCGTAGAGTCAATGGATAAAGCATGGGATTTTCTGTAA